The following coding sequences lie in one Miscanthus floridulus cultivar M001 chromosome 9, ASM1932011v1, whole genome shotgun sequence genomic window:
- the LOC136483630 gene encoding probable NAD kinase 2, chloroplastic isoform X1: MLDVCAPHGPVKLPAASVGGVRIAWVAGRCWWRSAAVGAARHGVAARASSFGSRIGLDSQNFHTRDLSQLLWIGPVPGDIAEIEAYCRIFRAAEQLHTTVMSALCDPETGECPVRYDVESEDLPVLEDKVAAVLGCMLALLNRGRNEVLSGRSGVAGAFQGSEDSTSDRIPPLALFRGDMKCCCESMQVALASYLGPSEPRGLDVWRKLQRLKNACYDAGFPRPDGYPCPTLFANWFPVYLSIVSDNSGTDELEVAFWRGGQVSEEGLAWLLEKGFKTIVDLREEDVKDDLYLSAVQELVSSGKIEVVNMPVEIGTAPSAEQVQQFAALVSDGAKKPIYLHSKEGVSRTSAMVSRWKQYVTRSERWAVQNHSLNGNGKVLTSYETMQRTGSPSSSMNGTENGTITESDRTMNNGESCEIDIETARHNLEITNALSNDQSTQQGEMPGTGAELLSNFKLESNPLKAQFPTCDVFSRKEMTKFFRSKKVYPKSVLNSRRRSSSLLVSRRKQNLNAERNGTIDYEAAEFPVLESSNGKSFNNDYILSVASGITNGKPSNNGASSLIEEKETEVSVATVGTRASASSSNGKVQVGSQKSAEKNGAPYLERNKSDDADGNMCASSTGVVRLQSRRKAEMFLVRTDGFSCTREKVTESSLAFTHPSTQQQMLMWKSPPRTVLLLKKLGDELMEEAKEVASFLHHQEKMNVLVEPDVHDTFARIPGYGFVQTFYTQDTSDLHERVDFVTCLGGDGLILHASNLFRTSVPPVVSFNLGSLGFLTSHNFEGFRQDLRDLIHGNNTLGVYITLRMRLRCEIFRKGKAMPGKVFDVLNEVVVDRGSNPYLSKIECYEHNHLITKVQADGVIVATPTGSTAYSTAAGGSMPQLTYCTNILARQVLPHNIPWFAD, encoded by the exons ATGCTCGACGTCTGCGCTCCGCACGGGCCCGTCAAGCTCCCGGCTGCGTCTGTCGGCGGGGTGCGAATCGCCTGGGTCGCCGGCAGGTGCTGGTGGCGAtcggcggcggtgggggcggcGCGCCATGGCGTCGCCGCGCGGGCGTCGTCCTTCGGTTCCCGGATCGGGCTCGATTCCCAG AATTTTCACACAAGGGACCTGTCCCAGTTGTTGTGGATCGGTCCGGTGCCTGGTGACATCGCGGAGATTGAGGCCTACTGCCGAATATTCCGTGCTGCCGAGCAGCTCCACACCACGGTCATGTCAGCACTCTGTGATCCAGAGACAGGAGAGTGCCCTGTACGCTATGATGTGGAGTCAGAGGATCTGCCAGTGCTGGAAGACAAGGTCGCTGCCGTCCTTGGCTGCATGCTGGCGTTGCTGAACCGGGGAAGGAATGAGGTGCTCTCAGGGAGGTCAGGTGTTGCAGGTGCCTTCCAGGGATCTGAGGACAGCACCTCTGATAGGATCCCACCGCTTGCCTTGTTCCGTGGAGACATGAAGTGTTGCTGTGAGAGTATGCAGGTGGCGCTTGCCAGCTACCTTGGACCGAGTGAGCCCAGGGGGTTGGACGTATGGAGGAAGCTGCAGAGGTTGAAGAACGCTTGTTACGATGCAGGTTTCCCAAGGCCTGATGGTTATCCATGTCCGACATTATTTGCAAATTGGTTTCCGGTGTACCTTTCGATTGTGTCAGATAATTCAGGAACAGATGAGCTAGAAGTTGCATTTTGGAGGGGAGGGCAAGTCAGTGAGGAGGGACTGGCATGGCTACTAGAAAAGGGATTCAAAACTATAGTTGATCTCCGTGAAGAAGATGTTAAAGATGATTTGTACCTTTCAGCAGTTCAGGAACTTGTCTCATCTGGGAAGATAGAGGTGGTGAATATGCCAGTTGAGATTGGAACTGCACCATCAGCTGAACAGGTTCAGCAATTTGCAGCTCTTGTGTCAGATGGCGCAAAGAAGCCCATTTATCTCCATAGCAAAGAAGGTGTTTCTAGGACGTCTGCAATGGTCTCAAGATGGAAACAGTATGTTACTCGTTCAGAGAGATGGGCTGTCCAAAATCACTCTCTAAATGGGAATGGTAAGGTCCTGACAAGTTACGAGACCATGCAGCGCACGGGCAGCCCAAGTTCCTCTATGAATGGAACTGAAAATGGTACGATAACGGAATCTGATAGGACCATGAACAATGGGGAATCATGTGAGATAGACATAGAGACAGCTCGTCATAATCTGGAGATCACTAATGCCCTTTCCAATGATCAAAGCACTCAACAAGGCGAAATGCCTGGCACCGGGGCAGAACTCTTGTCAAACTTTAAACTGGAGAGTAACCCCCTTAAAGCACAATTTCCTACTTGTGATGTTTTCTCTAGAAAAGAGATGACCAAGTTTTTTAGAAGCAAAAAGGTTTATCCAAAATCTGTTCTGAACTCTAGGAGACGATCAAGTAGCTTGCTGGTCTCAAGGAGAAAACAAAATCTCAATGCGGAGCGTAATGGAACCATTGACTATGAAGCAGCAGAGTTTCCAGTTCTGGAAAGTTCAAATGGGAAATCATTTAACAATGATTATATTCTATCAGTTGCTTCAGGTATCACTAATGGAAAACCTTCCAACAATGGAGCCTCCTCATTAATTGAGGAAAAGGAAACGGAAGTTTCAGTCGCTACTGTTGGTACTAGAGCATCTGCCAGCAGTTCTAATGGAAAGGTTCAGGTTGGATCACAAAAATCTGCTGAAAAGAATGGTGCCCCTTATCTTGAGAGAAACAAATCAGATGATGCTGATGGAAATATGTGTGCTTCTTCAACTGGTGTCGTTAGACTCCAGTCAAGAAGAAAAGCAGAGATGTTTCTAGTACGTACAGATGGATTTTCTTGTACTAGAGAAAAAGTAACAGAATCATCTCTGGCTTTTACGCATCCTAGTACCCAGCAACAGATGCTTATGTGGAAATCACCTCCAAGGACTGTCTTACTTTTGAAGAAATTAGGCGATGAGCTCATGGAAGAAGCTAAAGAG GTTGCTTCATTTCTGCATCATCAAGAAAAGATGAATGTTCTTGTGGAACCTGATGTTCATGATACGTTTGCTAGAATTCCAGGTTATGGTTTTGTGCAAACCTTCTATACTCAAGATACCAG TGACCTTCATGAGCGAGTTGATTTTGTTACATGCTTGGGTGGTGATGGACTCATTTTGCATGCGTCAAACCTATTTAGAACTTCTGTACCACCTGTTGTCTCCTTCAATCTTGGATCTCTTGGGTTCTTAACTTCACATAAT TTCGAAGGTTTCAGACAAGACTTGAGAGATTTAATCCATGGGAACAACACACTTGGAGTTTATATAACCCTTAGAATGCGTCTAAGATGTGAGATCTTTCGTAAAGGAAAAGCAATGCCTGGTAAAGTATTTGATGTGCTGAATGAAGTTGTTGTTGATCGAGGTTCCAATCCATACCTATCAAAAATCGAGTGTTATGAGCATAACCACCTTATCACTAAG gtgcaagctgaTGGGGTGATAGTTGCAACACCAACTGGCAGCACAGCATATTCTACCGCAGCAGGGGGATCAATG CCTCAATTAACGTACTGTACAAACATTTTAGCTCGTCAAGTTTTACCCCACAACATACCTTGGTTTGCTGACTGA
- the LOC136483630 gene encoding probable NAD kinase 2, chloroplastic isoform X2: protein MLDVCAPHGPVKLPAASVGGVRIAWVAGRCWWRSAAVGAARHGVAARASSFGSRIGLDSQNFHTRDLSQLLWIGPVPGDIAEIEAYCRIFRAAEQLHTTVMSALCDPETGECPVRYDVESEDLPVLEDKVAAVLGCMLALLNRGRNEVLSGRSGVAGAFQGSEDSTSDRIPPLALFRGDMKCCCESMQVALASYLGPSEPRGLDVWRKLQRLKNACYDAGFPRPDGYPCPTLFANWFPVYLSIVSDNSGTDELEVAFWRGGQVSEEGLAWLLEKGFKTIVDLREEDVKDDLYLSAVQELVSSGKIEVVNMPVEIGTAPSAEQVQQFAALVSDGAKKPIYLHSKEGVSRTSAMVSRWKQYVTRSERWAVQNHSLNGNGKVLTSYETMQRTGSPSSSMNGTENGTITESDRTMNNGESCEIDIETARHNLEITNALSNDQSTQQGEMPGTGAELLSNFKLESNPLKAQFPTCDVFSRKEMTKFFRSKKVYPKSVLNSRRRSSSLLVSRRKQNLNAERNGTIDYEAAEFPVLESSNGKSFNNDYILSVASGITNGKPSNNGASSLIEEKETEVSVATVGTRASASSSNGKVQVGSQKSAEKNGAPYLERNKSDDADGNMCASSTGVVRLQSRRKAEMFLVRTDGFSCTREKVTESSLAFTHPSTQQQMLMWKSPPRTVLLLKKLGDELMEEAKEVASFLHHQEKMNVLVEPDVHDTFARIPGYGFVQTFYTQDTSDLHERVDFVTCLGGDGLILHASNLFRTSVPPVVSFNLGSLGFLTSHNFEGFRQDLRDLIHGNNTLGVYITLRMRLRCEIFRKGKAMPGKVFDVLNEVVVDRGSNPYLSKIECYEHNHLITKVQADGVIVATPTGSTAYSTAAGGSMVHPNVPCMLFTPICPHSLSFRPVILPDSAWLELKIPDEARSNAWVSFDGKRRQQLSRGDSVRISMSQHPLPTVNKSDQTCDWFLQPDQVPQLEREIGPEGTIDYSH, encoded by the exons ATGCTCGACGTCTGCGCTCCGCACGGGCCCGTCAAGCTCCCGGCTGCGTCTGTCGGCGGGGTGCGAATCGCCTGGGTCGCCGGCAGGTGCTGGTGGCGAtcggcggcggtgggggcggcGCGCCATGGCGTCGCCGCGCGGGCGTCGTCCTTCGGTTCCCGGATCGGGCTCGATTCCCAG AATTTTCACACAAGGGACCTGTCCCAGTTGTTGTGGATCGGTCCGGTGCCTGGTGACATCGCGGAGATTGAGGCCTACTGCCGAATATTCCGTGCTGCCGAGCAGCTCCACACCACGGTCATGTCAGCACTCTGTGATCCAGAGACAGGAGAGTGCCCTGTACGCTATGATGTGGAGTCAGAGGATCTGCCAGTGCTGGAAGACAAGGTCGCTGCCGTCCTTGGCTGCATGCTGGCGTTGCTGAACCGGGGAAGGAATGAGGTGCTCTCAGGGAGGTCAGGTGTTGCAGGTGCCTTCCAGGGATCTGAGGACAGCACCTCTGATAGGATCCCACCGCTTGCCTTGTTCCGTGGAGACATGAAGTGTTGCTGTGAGAGTATGCAGGTGGCGCTTGCCAGCTACCTTGGACCGAGTGAGCCCAGGGGGTTGGACGTATGGAGGAAGCTGCAGAGGTTGAAGAACGCTTGTTACGATGCAGGTTTCCCAAGGCCTGATGGTTATCCATGTCCGACATTATTTGCAAATTGGTTTCCGGTGTACCTTTCGATTGTGTCAGATAATTCAGGAACAGATGAGCTAGAAGTTGCATTTTGGAGGGGAGGGCAAGTCAGTGAGGAGGGACTGGCATGGCTACTAGAAAAGGGATTCAAAACTATAGTTGATCTCCGTGAAGAAGATGTTAAAGATGATTTGTACCTTTCAGCAGTTCAGGAACTTGTCTCATCTGGGAAGATAGAGGTGGTGAATATGCCAGTTGAGATTGGAACTGCACCATCAGCTGAACAGGTTCAGCAATTTGCAGCTCTTGTGTCAGATGGCGCAAAGAAGCCCATTTATCTCCATAGCAAAGAAGGTGTTTCTAGGACGTCTGCAATGGTCTCAAGATGGAAACAGTATGTTACTCGTTCAGAGAGATGGGCTGTCCAAAATCACTCTCTAAATGGGAATGGTAAGGTCCTGACAAGTTACGAGACCATGCAGCGCACGGGCAGCCCAAGTTCCTCTATGAATGGAACTGAAAATGGTACGATAACGGAATCTGATAGGACCATGAACAATGGGGAATCATGTGAGATAGACATAGAGACAGCTCGTCATAATCTGGAGATCACTAATGCCCTTTCCAATGATCAAAGCACTCAACAAGGCGAAATGCCTGGCACCGGGGCAGAACTCTTGTCAAACTTTAAACTGGAGAGTAACCCCCTTAAAGCACAATTTCCTACTTGTGATGTTTTCTCTAGAAAAGAGATGACCAAGTTTTTTAGAAGCAAAAAGGTTTATCCAAAATCTGTTCTGAACTCTAGGAGACGATCAAGTAGCTTGCTGGTCTCAAGGAGAAAACAAAATCTCAATGCGGAGCGTAATGGAACCATTGACTATGAAGCAGCAGAGTTTCCAGTTCTGGAAAGTTCAAATGGGAAATCATTTAACAATGATTATATTCTATCAGTTGCTTCAGGTATCACTAATGGAAAACCTTCCAACAATGGAGCCTCCTCATTAATTGAGGAAAAGGAAACGGAAGTTTCAGTCGCTACTGTTGGTACTAGAGCATCTGCCAGCAGTTCTAATGGAAAGGTTCAGGTTGGATCACAAAAATCTGCTGAAAAGAATGGTGCCCCTTATCTTGAGAGAAACAAATCAGATGATGCTGATGGAAATATGTGTGCTTCTTCAACTGGTGTCGTTAGACTCCAGTCAAGAAGAAAAGCAGAGATGTTTCTAGTACGTACAGATGGATTTTCTTGTACTAGAGAAAAAGTAACAGAATCATCTCTGGCTTTTACGCATCCTAGTACCCAGCAACAGATGCTTATGTGGAAATCACCTCCAAGGACTGTCTTACTTTTGAAGAAATTAGGCGATGAGCTCATGGAAGAAGCTAAAGAG GTTGCTTCATTTCTGCATCATCAAGAAAAGATGAATGTTCTTGTGGAACCTGATGTTCATGATACGTTTGCTAGAATTCCAGGTTATGGTTTTGTGCAAACCTTCTATACTCAAGATACCAG TGACCTTCATGAGCGAGTTGATTTTGTTACATGCTTGGGTGGTGATGGACTCATTTTGCATGCGTCAAACCTATTTAGAACTTCTGTACCACCTGTTGTCTCCTTCAATCTTGGATCTCTTGGGTTCTTAACTTCACATAAT TTCGAAGGTTTCAGACAAGACTTGAGAGATTTAATCCATGGGAACAACACACTTGGAGTTTATATAACCCTTAGAATGCGTCTAAGATGTGAGATCTTTCGTAAAGGAAAAGCAATGCCTGGTAAAGTATTTGATGTGCTGAATGAAGTTGTTGTTGATCGAGGTTCCAATCCATACCTATCAAAAATCGAGTGTTATGAGCATAACCACCTTATCACTAAG gtgcaagctgaTGGGGTGATAGTTGCAACACCAACTGGCAGCACAGCATATTCTACCGCAGCAGGGGGATCAATG GTTCATCCAAATGTCCCATGCATGCTGTTTACTCCAATCTGCCCTCACTCACTGTCATTTAGACCTGTCATCCTTCCGGATTCTGCCTGGCTTGAATTAAAG ATACCAGATGAGGCAAGAAGCAATGCATGGGTTTCATTTGATGGCAAAAGGAGGCAGCAACTGTCAAGAGGAGATTCTGTTCGTATATCCATGAGTCAGCACCCGCTCCCAACTGTTAATAAATCTGACCAAACGTGTGATTGGTTCCTGCAGCCTGATCAGGTGCCTCAACTGGAACGAGAGATTGGACCAGAAGGCACTATAGACTATAGTCactag